The following nucleotide sequence is from Methylotenera sp. G11.
ATTATTACTGCACTGGTGCTGACATCCGCCCTGGTGGCAGTTCCACAGGCCATGGCCGCAGGCTCGATCTGGTATGGGGATGCGGATCCTTTATCTACCGCACTGGAATTGCCGCCTGCTGTGTATGGCGCAGGATTCAAACCTGAAATGGCAGGACAGACCTGCACCGGCCTGGATGTCAGCCGGGCGCTGACTCTGGCCGATGTTACGGAAGCGGCTTTATGCAACAACCCGCAGACGCGGGAATCCTATGCAAATGCCAAGGTGCAGGCGGCGCAGCTGGGCATTGCCAAGTCAGCCTTTCTGCCGACCGTGACTGACAGTATCAGCGCGAATCAGAACTTCGTGAGACCTGAATCAGCCAGCAGGGGGCGTGAGTTCAATAATCTGAGCAACAGCCTTGCCGTTTCTTACCTGCTTTATGACTTTGGCAACCGTGATGCTGCGCTGGAAAACGCGCGCCAGTTGCTGAATGCAGTCAGCGCGACCCAGAGCGCCATTGTCCAGAATATATTGCTGTCGACCGTAAAAGCCTACTATCAGGTGCAGACGGACATTGCCTTGCTGGACGCCACCCGGGAATCGGAGCGCTTTAACCTGGAAAGCTTCAAGGCGGCAGAGGCTAAATATAAAGCCGGTGTATCCACGCCGGCTGATAAGCTGCAGGCAGAAACCGCTTATGCCCAGGCTGTGCTGAACAGGATCAGTGCCGAAGGCACCCTTAAAACCGATTACGGTATCCTGGCCAATGTCATGGGCTTGCATGCCAATACGCCGCTCAAGCTGGCGCCTGGCGTGAATTCGCCGGTCAATACAGCGGAAATAGAGCGTGATATCAACCAGCTTATCGAATATGCACGTGTGCGCCGTCCGGACCTGATGGCGAGCGAGGCGCAGGTCAGTGCGGCAAAAGCCAGTATCGAAGCAAGCCGTGCGGCGGCCAAGCCAACTGTTTCTGTCGGGGTATCCAACAGTTTTCAGGATGGCAGCAGCCTGTCTTCCAGCAGCACATCCACACTGGGGCTGACGGTGACAGTGCCGATCTTTGCCGGTTACGGGCCAACGTATAGAATACGTGCGGCAGAAGCAACGGCAGAGGCCAGGGAAGCGCAGCGCGAGCAGCTGAAACTGCAGATATCGCTGGATGTATGGACTGCGTTCCAGAACCTGCGGACTGCACATGAAACGATCAGATCGGCCGAGGCACTGGTCAGCAGCGCAAAAGAATCAGCCCGTGTGGCGCTCGGGCGTTACAAGGCTGGTGTCGGCAATATCATCGATACACTGAATGCGCAGAGTGCGCTGGCAAGTGCGGATCAGCAGAAAATCAAGGCCGATCTCGGCCGGAATATCGCCCGTGCCGCATTGGCACAGGCGATCGGCTCGCTTGACAGTGTGATGATCCAGTCCTTGCCGGGTGGCGGTAAGGCACTTACAGAAGAGGCTCCTTAAAAGTACATCCATGAGAAAAATCATTAAACAATCCACCCTGCCGCTGGTCGCGATCCTGTTGCTGGCAGGCGGCTATTATTTCTATCAAAACAGCAGGCAGGCACAGCCGGAAGACCTGTATAAGTTCGGGGCGGTGACGCAGGGCAATGTGGAACAGGCCGTCTCCGCCAACGGCACGATCAACCCGGTCACACTGGTAAGTGTAGGCACGCAGGTTTCAGGCCGGGTCAGCAAGCTGTATGTGGATTTCAACGATAAGGTGGAAAAAGGCCAGGTGCTGCTGGAGCTGGACGATGCTTTATTTACAGCACAGATAGCACAATCGCAAGGCAGTGTGCGCAATGCAGAAGCCTCGGTAGAGCTTGCCAAAGCGAATGAGGCCAGAATCAGATCGCTATATGAGCAGGAGTATGTGTCCAGGCAGGAGCTGGACCAGTCGGTACAGGCATTGAAGTCTGCCAGGGCGGTGCTGGAAAGTGCGCGAGCCCAATTGCAGCGTGATAAAACCAATCTGTCGTATTCGATCATCCGCTCACCGGTATCGGGGATTGTGATCGACAGGCAGATCGACGTCGGCCAGACAGTCGCCGCGAGCTTCCAGACGCCGACATTGATCAAGATCGCACAGGATCTGTCCAAGATGCAGATTGATACCAGTTTTGCCGAGGCGGATATCGGCAACATCAAAGTCGGGCAGGTTGCCAGATTCAGTGTTGACGCCTTCCCGAACCTGAATTTTGAGGGAACGGTCAAGCAGATACGCCTGAATCCGGTCACGACCTCTAATGTGGTTTCATATAATGTGGTGATTTCCGTGGATAACCCGCAGCAGATACTGCTGCCCGGCATGACGGCTTATGTGAGCATTGTGTTCGCAAAGCATGAAAACGTCATGTTGGTGCCCAATGCCGCGCTGCGCTATAAGCCCAAGCTTGATAGCGATGCCGAAGGCGTCAAGGCGACTGGGAATGGCAGCGATGCCGGCCAGGGGCAGGGCAAGAGCCGCAGGAAAAAACCTGCCGAGATGGCGGAGGCCGGTGGTTTCGGGCGTGGCAAAGTATTTGTGCTGCAGGATGGCAAGCCGCAAGTGCGGCAGGTCAAGGTCGGCATTACGGACGGCAAGCTGACTGAAATCATCAGCGATACGCTGAAGCCGGGCGACCAGGTGATTACCGGCAATGCCCAGGCTGATGGCCAGGCGCCGGCTAACGCGATGCGTGCGCCGCGAATGTTTTAACTCTTGACGGCAAATACCTCCAGATGAGCAATGTGATTGAAGTGCACCATATCTACAAGGATTACCAGACCGCGGCTGGCGCTTTTCCTGTGCTTAAAGATGTGAACCTGAGCATAGCACGCGGTGACTATGTGGCTATCATGGGGCCTTCCGGCTCCGGAAAATCCACGTTCATGAATATATTGGGTTGCCTGGATCGGCCAACAGACGGCGATTACCTGCTGGATGGACATCAGGTCGCGCAGCTGGAGGGTAATGCCCTGGCACGGCTGAGAAACAAGACGATAGGCTTTGTGTTTCAGGGTTTTAACCTGCTTGCCCGTTCCAGCCTGCTGGATAATGTCGCTTTACCGCTGGTGTATTCCGGTGTGGATAAAAAGACGCGGCATGAGAAAGCGGCGCAGGTGCTGGCTAAAGTCGGCCTCGGCAATTATCTTAACTCGCGTCCCAGCCAGATATCAGGCGGGCAGCAGCAGCGCGTGGCGATTGCCCGGGCGCTCATCAATACCCCGCGCCTGATACTGGCCGACGAGCCCACCGGCAACCTTGACAGCAAGACCAGTGAAGAGATTATGCAGCTGTTTGATAGCCTGAACAGCGAAGGAATTTCCATCGTACTGGTCACGCATGAAACCGACATTGCCGAGCATGCAAAACGTCAGGTGCGTTTCCTGGACGGGAAAATCGTGCATGACAGCTACGCATTGCCCGCGGCAACGGAGGCAAACTGATGTTTACGGCAATGCTGGGTGAAGCATGGCATGCCATGGGTGCAAACCGCATGCGCACATTCTTGACCATGCTGGGCATGATGATAGGGGTGGGCGCGGTGGTGATGATGATGGCCATAGGCGAAGGCGCGCAGCAGTCCATCAAAAAGTCCATCAGCTCCATGGGCAGCAATCTGTTTATTGTGCTATCCGGGCCACCGAATGCCGGCGGAGCTAGGTCGGCCACGGGCAATGCGCTTTCGTTGAACGTAAAGGATGCCGACGCCATTGGCGAACTGGATGGCATCGCAGGCGTTGCGCCGACCACGATGGGCAGTGCGCAGGTGATCTATGCCGGCAACAACTGGAACACGACGATTATTGGCACTACGCCAAGCTATATGGAAATTCGTGACTGGGTGATTGATGACGGTTATGTCTTCTCCAATTCTGACATGCGTTCTGCCACGCGGGTTGCCCTGGTCGGCAGAACCGTTGCAGATAACCTGTTTGGCGACACTGTTGATCCGGTAGGCAAAACGATCCGGATCAGGCAAAGCCCGTTTATGGTGGTCGGGGTCCTGAATCCCAAAGGCCAGAGCCTTGATGGACGGGATCAGGACGATACCATCATCGTGCCGCTGACTACGGCGCAGCGTAAGTTGTTCGGCAACCAGGTGCCCGGCAGCGTCAGGATGATGATGGTGCAGGCTGAGTCAGATAAAGCCATGCCGCAGGCTGAAGAAGACATCAACAACCTGCTGCGGCAGCGGCATAATATACGCGAAGGTTCCGACAGCGATTTCTCCGTGCGCAACCTGACCGCCATTGCGAATACCGCCGCTGAAACTACGCGCACGATGGCGCTGCTGCTGGGGGCGATCGCTTCAATCTCGCTGCTGGTGGGCGGCATCGGCATCATGAATATCATGCTGGTGTCGGTGACGGAGCGTACGCGTGAAATCGGCATCCGCATGGCGATAGGCGCCCGCGAGCGCGACATCCTGCTGCAGTTCCTGCTGGAAGCGTTTGTGATTTCTATCGTGGGTTGTGTGATCGGCATACTGATAGGCGTAGGCGGGGCGATGCTGGTAAAGAACTTCACCGGTACTGATGCAATCGTGACTACGCAGTCAATTACACTGGCGTTTGCGGTAGCGGCCAGTGTCGGCATTTTTTTCGGGTTTTACCCGGCACGCAAGGCGGCGCGGCTGAATCCGATTGAAGCGCTTCGTTATCAGTAGTTAAAAGTGTAACTATTAGTTAATTAACAGCCAGAAACGCTGCAATTTGAAAAACATCCCGTGAGAATTAATACATGAAGTATCGCTAATAATAAAAGGTAAATTTTCTTCATTAAATTTTTCTTTTTGAATCAAATATTTCCTGCCAAATGTTTATCAAGCGCCCAGCTGATATGTTCCCGCAACATCTCAGAGGCTTCATTCAGGCGTGATTGCAGTGCGGCGACAATTTCAGGCGAGGTCTTTGCGTTGCCCAAGCCGATTGCAATATTGCGCAGCCATTGCTCATAACCGATACGGTAGATGGCGCTGCCTGCCATGTTGGCCTTGAACGCATCTTCACTCCAGTTGAAGCAGTCGATCAGGCTGATGTCATCCAATCCGTTCCTTACTGCGAAATCGGTTTCTCTGGTGATTTCGGCGAATTTGTTCCACGGGCAGAACAGCTGGCAGTCGTCGCAGCCGTAAACGCGGTTGCCGATCAGCGGGCGCAGTGCAAGCGGAATGCTGCCTTTTAATTCAATGGTCAGGTAGGAGATGCAGCGCCGCGCATCGACTTCGTACGGCGCGGTGATGGCTTGGGTCGGGCATACCTCCATGCAGCTGGAGCAGGTGCCGCAGTGGTTGCTTGCCGGCGCGTCGGTTGCCAGCGGCAGGTTGGTGTAGATTTCGCCCAGAAAAAACCATGAGCCGCGATCTTTGTTGATGAGCAGGGTATGCTTGCCACGCCAGCCCAGCCCGGCTTTTTCTGCGAGAGCGACTTCGAGCACCGGCGCGCTGTCGGTGAACACGCGGTATTCAAATACGGGGGTGGTTTTATCGCCACCCCCACCCTGACCCTCCCCCTCGCAGGGAGAGGGAATGTTGAGTGTGCTGAGTTCGGCCTGGATCTTTTCACAAAGTTTCTGCAGCCTGCTGCGCATGACTTTGTGGTAATCGCGACCCAGTGCGTAGCGTGAAATAAAGGCTTTTTCACCGTTGTGCAGGATACTTTCACTGTCGGCTGCATTCGGCGGCAGGTAATCCATGCGCACGGAAATCACGCGCAGTGTTTTTGGCACTAATTCGGCAGGGCGGGTGCGCTTAATGCCATGTTTTGCCATATAATCCATTTCACCATGGAAACCTTTTTTTATCCAATCCTGATGCCTGGCTTCGGCCTCATGCAGGTCAGTGTCGGTAATGCCGACATGATTGAAACCCAGTGCCAGTCCCCAGTCTTTGATGCTGGCACTCAGTTTTTGCATTTGCAGATTGACGGGTTGGGTGGTGGAGTCGGTCATGGGGGATGATTTTACACTTGATTTGGCAGACGAAGCGGCAACGATTGAGTTTGGTGCTGCGATAGCCGGGGTGATCATACCTAACCTGACCATTTACCTGCATGGGGATCTGGGCGCCGGCAAAACGACCCTGGTACGCGGGTTGCTGCGTGGCCTGGGGTATGTGGGGCGCGTGAAAAGCCCGACTTATACGCTGGTCGAGCCTTATGAAATGCTGGATAGCCATTCAGCGCAGCTGGATCTGTATCATTTTGACCTGTACCGGTTTAACGACGATGAGGAATGGGAAGCCGCCGGGTTCCGGGATCACTTCAATCCGCATAGCGTATGCCTGATTGAATGGCCGGAAAAAGCGGCACAGGTATTGCCGGAACCTGATATTGAAATCAGTTTTATTATCAGGGAAACTGGCCGCAGTGTCCGTGTTTCAGCGCACACTGCACGCGGGCAGCAGTGCATTCAACACATCAAATTCAAATAAGTATGTTTGGTATTCACAATATGATTCGATACTTGATGACTCACGGCATGGAAAATTTTATGGCAAAGCGCATATTCGCTGCAGTATCAGGCCTGGCCTTTGTTTTTGGCATTTTCGCCACCCAGGCAGCATATGCGGCCGACAACATCGTCACCGCCGCACGTGTCTGGCCGGCTCAGGACTATACGCGCATCACGCTGGAAGCCGGTAAGCCGATTGCTTATAAAATGACGCTGCTCAAAGACCCTGAGCGCATCGCGATCGATATTGATAATGTCGATATCAATCCTGCCCTGAAGTCGTT
It contains:
- a CDS encoding TolC family protein, whose translation is MLRRPIITALVLTSALVAVPQAMAAGSIWYGDADPLSTALELPPAVYGAGFKPEMAGQTCTGLDVSRALTLADVTEAALCNNPQTRESYANAKVQAAQLGIAKSAFLPTVTDSISANQNFVRPESASRGREFNNLSNSLAVSYLLYDFGNRDAALENARQLLNAVSATQSAIVQNILLSTVKAYYQVQTDIALLDATRESERFNLESFKAAEAKYKAGVSTPADKLQAETAYAQAVLNRISAEGTLKTDYGILANVMGLHANTPLKLAPGVNSPVNTAEIERDINQLIEYARVRRPDLMASEAQVSAAKASIEASRAAAKPTVSVGVSNSFQDGSSLSSSSTSTLGLTVTVPIFAGYGPTYRIRAAEATAEAREAQREQLKLQISLDVWTAFQNLRTAHETIRSAEALVSSAKESARVALGRYKAGVGNIIDTLNAQSALASADQQKIKADLGRNIARAALAQAIGSLDSVMIQSLPGGGKALTEEAP
- a CDS encoding efflux RND transporter periplasmic adaptor subunit, which encodes MRKIIKQSTLPLVAILLLAGGYYFYQNSRQAQPEDLYKFGAVTQGNVEQAVSANGTINPVTLVSVGTQVSGRVSKLYVDFNDKVEKGQVLLELDDALFTAQIAQSQGSVRNAEASVELAKANEARIRSLYEQEYVSRQELDQSVQALKSARAVLESARAQLQRDKTNLSYSIIRSPVSGIVIDRQIDVGQTVAASFQTPTLIKIAQDLSKMQIDTSFAEADIGNIKVGQVARFSVDAFPNLNFEGTVKQIRLNPVTTSNVVSYNVVISVDNPQQILLPGMTAYVSIVFAKHENVMLVPNAALRYKPKLDSDAEGVKATGNGSDAGQGQGKSRRKKPAEMAEAGGFGRGKVFVLQDGKPQVRQVKVGITDGKLTEIISDTLKPGDQVITGNAQADGQAPANAMRAPRMF
- a CDS encoding ABC transporter ATP-binding protein, giving the protein MSNVIEVHHIYKDYQTAAGAFPVLKDVNLSIARGDYVAIMGPSGSGKSTFMNILGCLDRPTDGDYLLDGHQVAQLEGNALARLRNKTIGFVFQGFNLLARSSLLDNVALPLVYSGVDKKTRHEKAAQVLAKVGLGNYLNSRPSQISGGQQQRVAIARALINTPRLILADEPTGNLDSKTSEEIMQLFDSLNSEGISIVLVTHETDIAEHAKRQVRFLDGKIVHDSYALPAATEAN
- a CDS encoding ABC transporter permease, with the protein product MFTAMLGEAWHAMGANRMRTFLTMLGMMIGVGAVVMMMAIGEGAQQSIKKSISSMGSNLFIVLSGPPNAGGARSATGNALSLNVKDADAIGELDGIAGVAPTTMGSAQVIYAGNNWNTTIIGTTPSYMEIRDWVIDDGYVFSNSDMRSATRVALVGRTVADNLFGDTVDPVGKTIRIRQSPFMVVGVLNPKGQSLDGRDQDDTIIVPLTTAQRKLFGNQVPGSVRMMMVQAESDKAMPQAEEDINNLLRQRHNIREGSDSDFSVRNLTAIANTAAETTRTMALLLGAIASISLLVGGIGIMNIMLVSVTERTREIGIRMAIGARERDILLQFLLEAFVISIVGCVIGILIGVGGAMLVKNFTGTDAIVTTQSITLAFAVAASVGIFFGFYPARKAARLNPIEALRYQ
- the queG gene encoding tRNA epoxyqueuosine(34) reductase QueG; translation: MTDSTTQPVNLQMQKLSASIKDWGLALGFNHVGITDTDLHEAEARHQDWIKKGFHGEMDYMAKHGIKRTRPAELVPKTLRVISVRMDYLPPNAADSESILHNGEKAFISRYALGRDYHKVMRSRLQKLCEKIQAELSTLNIPSPCEGEGQGGGGDKTTPVFEYRVFTDSAPVLEVALAEKAGLGWRGKHTLLINKDRGSWFFLGEIYTNLPLATDAPASNHCGTCSSCMEVCPTQAITAPYEVDARRCISYLTIELKGSIPLALRPLIGNRVYGCDDCQLFCPWNKFAEITRETDFAVRNGLDDISLIDCFNWSEDAFKANMAGSAIYRIGYEQWLRNIAIGLGNAKTSPEIVAALQSRLNEASEMLREHISWALDKHLAGNI
- the tsaE gene encoding tRNA (adenosine(37)-N6)-threonylcarbamoyltransferase complex ATPase subunit type 1 TsaE; this translates as MGDDFTLDLADEAATIEFGAAIAGVIIPNLTIYLHGDLGAGKTTLVRGLLRGLGYVGRVKSPTYTLVEPYEMLDSHSAQLDLYHFDLYRFNDDEEWEAAGFRDHFNPHSVCLIEWPEKAAQVLPEPDIEISFIIRETGRSVRVSAHTARGQQCIQHIKFK